The genomic DNA TTAGACCGCGCCATTCCCTCTATTTTTGATGGATTTAAACCCGTGCAGCGCCGTATTATGCACTCTATGAGAGAGTTAGAAGATGGGCGCTATAACAAGGTGGCGAATATCGTGGGAAATACCATGAAATACCACCCGCACGGCGATGCTTCTATCACAGATGCCATGGTGCAGATTGGGCAAAAAGAACTCCTTATAGACACCCAAGGGAATTGGGGAAATGTCTATACTGGCGACTCTGCGGCGGCGGCAAGATATATAGAAGCCCGCCTAACGCCCTTCGCGTTGGAGGTCGTGTTCAACCCTAAAACCACCCATTGGATTAAATCTTATGACGGCAGAAATAACGAGCCCATAGATCTCCCTGTAAAATTCCCGTTGCTTTTGGCACAAGGCGTGGAAGGGATTGGCGTGGGGCTTTCCACCAAGGTGATGCCGCACAACTTTAATGAGTTGATAGACGCTTCCATAGCTTACCTCAAAGGGAAGAAATTTCAGATTTTCCCAGATTTCATTACTGGGGGAATGTTAGATGTAACCAACTATAACGATGGCGAAAGAGGCGGCAGGCTCAGGGCACGCGCACGGATTATCCAAAAGGACAAACACACGCTTTGCATTACAGAATTGCCATTCTCAAAGACCACCAGTGACTTGATTGACAGTATCTTAAAGGCAAACGACAAAGGGAAAATCAAAATTAAAAAGATAGAAGACAACACTTCTGACGAGGTGGAAATCAACATCCATCTCAACAATGATGTCTCGCCAGATAAGATGATAGATGCCCTCTACGCCTTTACGGATTGTGAAATTTCTATCTCGCCTAACGCCTGTGTGATTGTGGGCGATAAACCCATGTTCCTCAGCGTTTCCGAAATTCTAAAACAGAACACAGACCACACCGTTTCGCTGCTGAAGAGGGAGTTGGAAATAGAATTGGGCGAGTTGGAGGACAAGTGGCACTTTGCATCGTTAGAGAAAATTTTTATAGAAAACGAAATCTATCAAGAGATTAAAGGCAAAGACTCCAAAGAAGCCGTTTATACCGCCATAGATATTGCCCTCCAGCCTTTTACACAAAACCTGATGCGCGCGGTAACCACAGATGATATTATCCGCCTGACCGAACTTCCTTTTATGCGAATTTCAAGGTATGATAGGGATAAAGCCTTAGAAAACATCGCAGCGCTGGAAGGGAAAATGGAGCAAGTCAAGCATCATTTGGCGCATTTGGTGGACTATGCCGTGGATTATTTCCTCAACATTAAAAAGAAATACGGCAAGGGCAGAGAGCGCCGCACGGAACTTCGGGTTTTTGATACCATAGATGCCACTAAAGTTGCCGTAGCCAACGAGAAATTTTATGTCAATCGCGCTGAAGGCTTCATCGGAACTTCGTTGAAAAAAGATGAATATGTCTTTGATTGCTCGGATATTGATGATATCATTACCTTCCGAAAAGATGGTGTGATGCAGGTGACCAAAGTAGAGCCTAAAACCTTTGTGGGCAAAGATATTATCCATGTAGGTGTGTTCAAAAAAGGCGACAAACGCACGGTTTATAATATGATCTACCGCGAGGGCAAAACGGGACCTTATTATATGAAGCGCTTTTCCGTAACCGCCATCACTAGAAATACAGAGTACCCGCTGGCATCAGATGCAAAGGGCTCCGAGGTGCTTTATTTCTCCGCCAATCCCAACGGCGAGGCAGAGGTGGTCAGCGTTTTACTAAAGCCTAACGCACGGATTAGAAAGAACAAAATAGAGATAGATTTCTCAGAATTAGCCATCAAAGGGCGAAATTCACGAGGGAATTTGGTGACCAAATATGCGGTTAAAAAAGTGGATTTAAAGGAAGAAGGCGTTTCCACCTTAGCACCACGCAAAATATGGTTTGATGAAACCATTCGCAGGCTGAATGCCGATGCCCGAGGCACGCTCTTAGGTAGTTTTAGAGGAGATGATAAAATCCTGACAATCAATACCAAAGGCGAGGCAAGGCTGATGACTTTTGACCTTCTCAACCGTTTTGATGATGAGTATTTGGTTTTAGAAAAATGGCGACCAGAGCAACCGATTTCTTGCATTTATTACGATGGCGAGAAGGATATTTATTTCATCAAGCGGTTCTTGTTGGATCACCATACCAATCCGCAATATTTTATGCCGAGCGAGCACCCCAAATCGTTTATAGAGTTTGTGGGCACCCGAGATGGCGCCACCGCAGAAATCATCTTTGCGAAGAAAGACAAAGCACCAGAAGTGGTTGATATTGATGATTTTATCGCGGTGAAAGGCATCAAAGCGATGGGCAATCAGTTTGTAAAAGAAAAAGTAAAAAGCATCAACATCCAGCTGCCAGAACCTGTGGAAGAAGAGGAGGAGGAAGAACCAGAACACACCACCCCCAACGCCCCAGAAATCCCAGAAGAAGGCATTATCGGAGATTTGTTTGATGCATAAATTAAAGTGATGAGTGGTATAGTTTTAATATTTATGGCGGCTACCGTTTTGTTTTCTTACCAAGGATTTCGGGATATGTCGTTTTTTAGGAAAAATCAATTCAATGTAGCTGCCATTTTGCAACAAAACGAGTATTGGCGGTTGCTGACCTCTGGATTTTTGCATGCTGATGGGATGCATTTGTTCTTTAATATGCTCTCGCTGTACTTTTTTCAAGGGATTGTGGTCAGCATTTTTGGGAATGTAGGGTTTGTGATTCTTTATTTAGGATCATTATTGTTGGGTAATCTGTTCAGTCTTTACATTTATCAAAAGCAGCCGTGGTACTCTGCAATAGGCGCTTCTGGGGCGGTTTCTGGGGTTATTTTTGCCTCTATCGCTTTGGCGCCTAATGATATAGAGGTTAATTTCTTACCAGGCTGGATGTTTGGAACGCTCTATTTTGCGTATTCGGTGTATATGATGCTGAACCCTAAACCTTGGGACAATTTGGGACACTCGGCGCATTTGGGTGGTGCCGCATTTGGCTTGACTTATGTGCTGGTGCTGTATCCAGAAGCCGTTTTTCAGAATAGCCTTTATTTGGGAATTATGGCGTTGCCGTTGTTGTATTTGGCGTATCAGATTTTTATAGGCAAGCGCATTAAATAAAGCGTTTATGCTTTCTCAGCGATAATAAAACGGTCGTTGCCAGAAAGGTCTTTAATGAGTTGATGATTTGCAAAATCTTGAAATAACGCCAAAGTTTCCGCACCCCATTTTTGATTGATTTCAAGGAAAACCAATCCCTTAGAACTGAGGTGTTTTTGGGCATCTTGGGCTATTTTTCGGTAGAACACTAAGGCATCAGAGGTCGGGGAGAAGAGCGCAATATTGGGCTCAAATTGAATGACCGTAT from Riemerella columbina includes the following:
- a CDS encoding DNA gyrase/topoisomerase IV subunit A, with amino-acid sequence MIEEQLPPEGESLKKISGLYKDWFLDYASYVILDRAIPSIFDGFKPVQRRIMHSMRELEDGRYNKVANIVGNTMKYHPHGDASITDAMVQIGQKELLIDTQGNWGNVYTGDSAAAARYIEARLTPFALEVVFNPKTTHWIKSYDGRNNEPIDLPVKFPLLLAQGVEGIGVGLSTKVMPHNFNELIDASIAYLKGKKFQIFPDFITGGMLDVTNYNDGERGGRLRARARIIQKDKHTLCITELPFSKTTSDLIDSILKANDKGKIKIKKIEDNTSDEVEINIHLNNDVSPDKMIDALYAFTDCEISISPNACVIVGDKPMFLSVSEILKQNTDHTVSLLKRELEIELGELEDKWHFASLEKIFIENEIYQEIKGKDSKEAVYTAIDIALQPFTQNLMRAVTTDDIIRLTELPFMRISRYDRDKALENIAALEGKMEQVKHHLAHLVDYAVDYFLNIKKKYGKGRERRTELRVFDTIDATKVAVANEKFYVNRAEGFIGTSLKKDEYVFDCSDIDDIITFRKDGVMQVTKVEPKTFVGKDIIHVGVFKKGDKRTVYNMIYREGKTGPYYMKRFSVTAITRNTEYPLASDAKGSEVLYFSANPNGEAEVVSVLLKPNARIRKNKIEIDFSELAIKGRNSRGNLVTKYAVKKVDLKEEGVSTLAPRKIWFDETIRRLNADARGTLLGSFRGDDKILTINTKGEARLMTFDLLNRFDDEYLVLEKWRPEQPISCIYYDGEKDIYFIKRFLLDHHTNPQYFMPSEHPKSFIEFVGTRDGATAEIIFAKKDKAPEVVDIDDFIAVKGIKAMGNQFVKEKVKSINIQLPEPVEEEEEEEPEHTTPNAPEIPEEGIIGDLFDA
- a CDS encoding rhomboid family intramembrane serine protease translates to MSGIVLIFMAATVLFSYQGFRDMSFFRKNQFNVAAILQQNEYWRLLTSGFLHADGMHLFFNMLSLYFFQGIVVSIFGNVGFVILYLGSLLLGNLFSLYIYQKQPWYSAIGASGAVSGVIFASIALAPNDIEVNFLPGWMFGTLYFAYSVYMMLNPKPWDNLGHSAHLGGAAFGLTYVLVLYPEAVFQNSLYLGIMALPLLYLAYQIFIGKRIK